CCAGCTGCCCCCGCAGTGTCCGCGGTTCGGATGCCGCAGGTACAGGTGATGGCGGACCAACGGCCGTCAGCCGCAGCCCGGGCACTGCTTGCCGTTGTCGTGATGGCGGTCTTGACCGCAGCGGTGGTCCTGATGCTCGGGCGCGTGGGTGCCCTGCCGGACGGCGGAACCATTCCCGGTGAGATCGGCCAGAACCTGCAGCGGCTGCAGGACGCCTTCGGCCGCTAGGGCGCAGTCGCCGGGCGCCCGCAGCGCCCGTCCGCCGGCGTATCCCCGCCGTCCGCGCCGTCGTATCCCCGCCGTCGTATCCCCGCCGTCCGCGCGATACTGGAGGGGTGAGTATCCATACACCCGTCACCGCCGAATCCCGCTGCCCCTGCTTGAGCGGCGAAACCTATGGAAATTGCTGCGGCCGCTTCCACTCCGGCTCCGCAACCGCCCCCACCGCCGAAGCCCTGATGCGTTCGCGCTACAGTGCCTTCGCCGTCGGCAACGTGCCCTACCTGCTGGCGACCTGGCACCCGGACCACCGTCCGGCCCATCTGGAACTGGACCCGGAGCTGGAATGGCGGCGCCTGGACATCCTTGCGGTTTCCGGCGGCGGGCCCCTGGACTCCGAGGGCACCGTGGAGTTTGCGGCGCACTACCGGCAGGCCGGAGAACGCGGCACGCAGCAGGAGCTCAGCCGCTTTGTCCGCGAGGGCGGGCAATGGCTGTATGTTGACGGCGTATAGCTCCCCGCTTCTTCCACCCCCGCCCACGCAGGACCTACGCTGGAAGACATCCGACGGCGGTCTGCCGCACGGCAGGCACGCTCCGGGAAGCTCCCGAAGTGCAGGCGCATTCCAGGCACTGCACAGGGTCGGATGAGCGGCAGGCGAGGACATTATGAAAGCACTCGTTTACGAAGGCCCCGGACAGAAGTCCTGGAAGGACGTTCCCGATCCGCAGATCCAGGAGACGCGGGACGCAATCGTCAAGATTGATGCCACCACCATCTGCGGCACCGACCTGCACATCCTCAAGGGCGATGTACCGGCCGTGACGCCCGGCCGGATCCTGGGCCATGAAGGGGTGG
This Arthrobacter sp. zg-Y20 DNA region includes the following protein-coding sequences:
- a CDS encoding YchJ family protein, whose protein sequence is MSIHTPVTAESRCPCLSGETYGNCCGRFHSGSATAPTAEALMRSRYSAFAVGNVPYLLATWHPDHRPAHLELDPELEWRRLDILAVSGGGPLDSEGTVEFAAHYRQAGERGTQQELSRFVREGGQWLYVDGV